Below is a window of Macadamia integrifolia cultivar HAES 741 chromosome 8, SCU_Mint_v3, whole genome shotgun sequence DNA.
TCAGATTCTTTTCCTGCATCTCCAAGAGGAGCCGGTTTGCATCCTCCATCATTCCCAACTTGCAGTAGCAGTCAATCACAATAGTGTATGTCACGTGATCAGGTATGACCTGCTTATCAGTCATCTCTTCCAACAATTTGTTGATTTCATGCAGCTCTCCAATCTTTGCGAACCCATGAATTAAAGTGTTGAAAGCACGCGTAGTAGCAAAGCCCTTCTTCAACATTTCATGAAACAATTCCATAGCCTTCGTCATGTTACCTTCCTTGCAGCAACCATCAACCAGGGCACTGTAAAGAAAACTGTCTGGAGGGATCCCCTTTATCAGCATCTCATTGAATAATTTAAATGCCTCGGTAACACTTCCTGATTTACAGTAGCCATCTATCATTGTGGTGTAAGTCACAGTGTTGGGCACTAAACCTAATACTGAGATGCTGTCAAACAATTCTCTAGCTCTCTCAAGATCATCTGACTTGCTTAAGCCATTGATCAATGAATTGTAAGTAATTATGCTTGGTTCAATACCCCTCCTACGCATCTCATCACAAAGTTGGAAAGCTTTTTGAATTTCACCTTGCTTACAGAACCCAAAGATAAGTGAATTGTAAATGAAAGCATCGGGAGACAAACCCCGCTCTTGAAGTTCCAAGAGGACCCCTATAGCCTCATGAACTTTTCCATTCTCTGAGAGACCATGAATGAGAACACTATAAGTTTTCAGGTCTGGGAGAATCCCTCGTCCAAGCATATTTCGATATGTTGACAATGCCTCCTCTCCCTTCCCTACTCTACAGTGCCCACTAATTAAGATTGTATAAATAGCATCATTTGGCATCAGACCACGTTCTAGCATCTCAGAAAAATACCTGCCAGCCTCCAGCATTTCACCTGAGTTACTATGGCCTTCAATGAAAGCCCCATAAGTAAAAGCATTTGGATTCAATCCACTCTCCACCATTTCTTCTAAGTAGATTCTtgcttctttcatcttcttggCTTTGCAGAGGCCAATTAGAAGAGAATTGTAGCAAAATACATCTGGTTCCACCCCTTTCTCACTCATTTCCTTGAAGACCCTCCTTGCCTCTTCAATTTTACCTACACGACAGTATCCTGTAATAAGATTTGTGTATACAATAGCATTAGGCTTGAAACCCCTGGAAACCATCTCTGCCAAAACACCATTAACTCGAGGGAAATCCCCACATTGGCATAGCCCATTAATTATTACACTGTAAGTCCGCATTGAGGGTGATAAATTCTGCCTCTTCATCTCATCAAGTAGCTGAAAGGCCTGGCCTGTATTCTGCACACGGCAATAGCCTTCAATCAACAAAGTATACGTCCTGGAATCAGGTAACCATCCCATTTCAATCATCTCATTCAGAAGTTCATGTCCCTTTTCAATTTTACGAGCTTTACAGACTCCATGAATAAGTATGTTATATGTGTCAAGATTGAGTTGAACACCCTGTGCCATCATCTCATCCTTAATTTTGAAAGCCTCTTCTATGTGACCATCTCTCATGAACCCATCCATCAAAGCCATGTAGGGATAATGACCAGGATTCAGACCCTTTTCAGACATCTCTGCTAACATCAGTTTTGCTTCTTCAAACCTCTTCTTATTGCAAAAGCCATTAATAAGCGTGGTGTACGTATAGCTATCTGGGACCAAACGTTTCTCTACCATGGATTTCTTCAACTCAAAAGCATCATCAAGATCCCCAGCCCTACATAAGCCTCCAATAACCACATTGTAAGTAACCGAGCTGGGACTGCAACCCTTCTCCCCCATTTCAAACAGAACCCTCTTTGCCTCCTTGATGTTCCCTGCCTTACATAAAGCTCCAATCACACTGGTATATG
It encodes the following:
- the LOC122087091 gene encoding pentatricopeptide repeat-containing protein At5g61990, mitochondrial-like isoform X1, producing the protein MWKFSHKRPFLSIVRNEFNRTRPASLKSARFCSSGPTKDNEEYSREICNLLKFDNWQMLMQTSDIPKKLNPEVVSNVLQHNQVGNPKRILDFFNWSETQMGVPQNLTLYSILAVNLCKTNSFGPANRLLERMIKTHRAPSAIVASILCNYRNCEGDGAKVFDILIDTYKKMGMFGEAADAFLAAKNGNVLPSLRCCNSLLKDLLKDNMIGMFWKVYDGMLEAKISPDVYTYTSVIGALCKAGNIKEAKRVLFEMGEKGCSPSSVTYNVVIGGLCRAGDLDDAFELKKSMVEKRLVPDSYTYTTLINGFCNKKRFEEAKLMLAEMSEKGLNPGHYPYMALMDGFMRDGHIEEAFKIKDEMMAQGVQLNLDTYNILIHGVCKARKIEKGHELLNEMIEMGWLPDSRTYTLLIEGYCRVQNTGQAFQLLDEMKRQNLSPSMRTYSVIINGLCQCGDFPRVNGVLAEMVSRGFKPNAIVYTNLITGYCRVGKIEEARRVFKEMSEKGVEPDVFCYNSLLIGLCKAKKMKEARIYLEEMVESGLNPNAFTYGAFIEGHSNSGEMLEAGRYFSEMLERGLMPNDAIYTILISGHCRVGKGEEALSTYRNMLGRGILPDLKTYSVLIHGLSENGKVHEAIGVLLELQERGLSPDAFIYNSLIFGFCKQGEIQKAFQLCDEMRRRGIEPSIITYNSLINGLSKSDDLERARELFDSISVLGLVPNTVTYTTMIDGYCKSGSVTEAFKLFNEMLIKGIPPDSFLYSALVDGCCKEGNMTKAMELFHEMLKKGFATTRAFNTLIHGFAKIGELHEINKLLEEMTDKQVIPDHVTYTIVIDCYCKLGMMEDANRLLLEMQEKNLIPNAVTYTSLIDSYTRQGNSSKATELFEEMVAKGIKPDEVTFGVMENGLHKEKELIQGSSSTSAQIADAQDTEAQETIRLLIRSSYSNNIKKRC
- the LOC122087091 gene encoding pentatricopeptide repeat-containing protein At5g61990, mitochondrial-like isoform X2 encodes the protein MGMFGEAADAFLAAKNGNVLPSLRCCNSLLKDLLKDNMIGMFWKVYDGMLEAKISPDVYTYTSVIGALCKAGNIKEAKRVLFEMGEKGCSPSSVTYNVVIGGLCRAGDLDDAFELKKSMVEKRLVPDSYTYTTLINGFCNKKRFEEAKLMLAEMSEKGLNPGHYPYMALMDGFMRDGHIEEAFKIKDEMMAQGVQLNLDTYNILIHGVCKARKIEKGHELLNEMIEMGWLPDSRTYTLLIEGYCRVQNTGQAFQLLDEMKRQNLSPSMRTYSVIINGLCQCGDFPRVNGVLAEMVSRGFKPNAIVYTNLITGYCRVGKIEEARRVFKEMSEKGVEPDVFCYNSLLIGLCKAKKMKEARIYLEEMVESGLNPNAFTYGAFIEGHSNSGEMLEAGRYFSEMLERGLMPNDAIYTILISGHCRVGKGEEALSTYRNMLGRGILPDLKTYSVLIHGLSENGKVHEAIGVLLELQERGLSPDAFIYNSLIFGFCKQGEIQKAFQLCDEMRRRGIEPSIITYNSLINGLSKSDDLERARELFDSISVLGLVPNTVTYTTMIDGYCKSGSVTEAFKLFNEMLIKGIPPDSFLYSALVDGCCKEGNMTKAMELFHEMLKKGFATTRAFNTLIHGFAKIGELHEINKLLEEMTDKQVIPDHVTYTIVIDCYCKLGMMEDANRLLLEMQEKNLIPNAVTYTSLIDSYTRQGNSSKATELFEEMVAKGIKPDEVTFGVMENGLHKEKELIQGSSSTSAQIADAQDTEAQETIRLLIRSSYSNNIKKRC